Below is a window of Streptomyces sp. ITFR-16 DNA.
TGACGTCCTCGTCGTCGATCCTGATCCGGCCGGAGGTCGGCTCGATCAGCCGGTTGATCATCTTCAGGGTGGTCGACTTCCCGCAGCCGGACGGGCCCACGAAGATCACCGTCTCACCGGCCTTGATGTCCATCGAGACGTTGTCCACGGCCGGACTGGGGTTGCCCGGATAGAGCTTGGAGAGGTTCTCCAGCTGGATGGTGGCGCCGGAGGCCGCGTTGACGGCGGCCTCCGCGCCCGCCTCGGCTGCGGTCTCAGACACGGATCCCCCTCGGGATGGTGAGCCGCCCCAGCAGGATGTACGCGGCGTCGAAGAGCAGGGCGAGGACGACGATGCCGAGCGTGCCGGCGAGTACCTGGTTGATGGCGTTGGCGCTGCCCAGCGAGGCGATGCCGCGGAAGATCTCGTTGCCCAGACCGGGCCCGGAGGCGTACGCGGCGATGGCGGCGATGCCCATCAGCATCTGGGTGGAGACCCGGATGCCGGTCAGGATCGGCGGCCAGGCCAGCGGGAGTTCCACCTTGCACAGCCGGGCGGTCCGCGACATCCCGATGCCCTTCGCCGCGTCCACGAGCGAGGGGTCGACGCCGCGCAGACCGACGATGGAGTTGCGGACGATCGGCAGCAGCCCGTACAGCGTCAGAGTGATGACGGTCGGGGCCACCCCGAGCCCGACCAGCGGGATCAGCAGACCGATCGCGGCGAGGGACGGAATGGTCAGCACGGTCGCCGTCGAGGTGATCGCCACCGAGGAGCCCCAGCCGCTGCGGTAGCTGACGACCCCGATCAGGACCCCGAGCACGGTGGCGATGACCATGCACTGGAAGACGGCGCTGACGTGCTGGAAGGCGTCGGTGAGCAACTGCTGGTGGCGATTTCCCAGGTACTCCCAGAAGCTCACACGTCACTCCTCGCCTCAGTCGGTGTCCTGCGCCGCCTGTTCGACGAGCGGGATGATGCGCAGGGGTACGGGGTTCTCCATGACGATGGCCGTGGCGGCCCGGACAATGCCATCAAATCCGACAACCCGGTCGATCACCCGCTGGAGATCGGCGTTGGACCGCGCCACGAGCCGGCAGAGCATGTCGCCCTGCCCGGTGGTGGTGTGCAGCTCCAGCACCTCCGGTACGGAACCCAAGTGGGCGCGTACATCGGCGCCTTGGCCCTGTTTGATCTCCAGCGTCGCGAACGCGGTGACGGGATAGCCGAGCGCCGCCGGGTCGACGTCGGGGCCGAATCCCCGGATGACGCCATTCGACTGAAGGCGGTCCAGCCGGGCCTGGACGGTCCCGCGCGCCACGCCGAGCCGGCGGGAGGCCTCCAGGACGCCGATCCGGGGCTCGCGCGCCAGCAGGACGATGAGCCGCCCGTCCAGATGATCGATCGCCACGGTCCGCCTCCGGGGGGTTCACTGTGATGGTCACCATGTACAGATAGCCCGCCCATCATGGGCATCGGCTAGTCATATTGACCAGTGAATACGCGAACTGTTGCGCACCTTGCGAAGCGGCGGGACCCTTCGGACATGACTGAGACGATGCACAGCACGCCCGGGACAGCGCGGCAGGCCGATCCCTTCCCGGTCAAGGGAATGGACGCCGTCGTCTTCGCCGTCGGCAACGCCAAGCAGGCCGCCCACTACTACTCGACGGCCTTCGGCATGAAGCTGGTCGCCTACTCCGGACCGGAGAACGGCAGCCGCGAGACCGCCAGTTACGTCCTCACGAACGGCTCCGCCCGCTTCGTCTTCACCTCCGTCATCAAGGCGTCCACGGACCACGGCCGCTTCCTCGCCGAGCATGTCGCCGAGCACGGCGACGGCGTCGTCGACCTGGCCATCGAGGTCCCCGACGCCCGCGCCGCGTACGCCTACGCGGTCGAGCACGGCGCCCGCGGCCTCACCGAGCCGCACGAG
It encodes the following:
- a CDS encoding Lrp/AsnC family transcriptional regulator, whose translation is MAIDHLDGRLIVLLAREPRIGVLEASRRLGVARGTVQARLDRLQSNGVIRGFGPDVDPAALGYPVTAFATLEIKQGQGADVRAHLGSVPEVLELHTTTGQGDMLCRLVARSNADLQRVIDRVVGFDGIVRAATAIVMENPVPLRIIPLVEQAAQDTD
- a CDS encoding ABC transporter permease, translating into MSFWEYLGNRHQQLLTDAFQHVSAVFQCMVIATVLGVLIGVVSYRSGWGSSVAITSTATVLTIPSLAAIGLLIPLVGLGVAPTVITLTLYGLLPIVRNSIVGLRGVDPSLVDAAKGIGMSRTARLCKVELPLAWPPILTGIRVSTQMLMGIAAIAAYASGPGLGNEIFRGIASLGSANAINQVLAGTLGIVVLALLFDAAYILLGRLTIPRGIRV